In Antricoccus suffuscus, the following are encoded in one genomic region:
- a CDS encoding beta-phosphoglucomutase family hydrolase: protein MRGLPDTITACLFDLDGVLTKTADLHRAAWKETFDQFLQHRDATFVPFDANADYAAYVDGKKREDGVRDFLASRAITLPEGDPGDPPGDGTVHGVGNRKNVLLLSLIRRDGVKVYDGSRRFVDAARKAGLRCAVVSSSANTEEVLNVTGLAASFETRIDGVVARKRSLPGKPAPDTFLEAASELGVPAHAAAVFEDALAGVAAGRAGHFGYVIGVDRLGQADALRAHGADIVVQDLEELL from the coding sequence GTGCGCGGCCTGCCGGACACGATTACAGCCTGCCTCTTCGACCTGGACGGTGTACTGACCAAGACCGCGGACTTACACCGAGCGGCATGGAAGGAGACGTTCGACCAGTTTCTGCAGCACCGCGACGCGACGTTCGTGCCGTTCGACGCCAACGCGGACTACGCGGCGTACGTCGACGGCAAGAAACGGGAGGACGGGGTGCGCGACTTCCTTGCGAGCAGAGCGATCACGCTGCCGGAGGGCGATCCAGGCGACCCCCCCGGCGACGGAACCGTCCATGGCGTCGGCAATCGCAAGAACGTGCTGCTGCTGAGCCTGATCCGGCGTGACGGTGTCAAGGTGTACGACGGGAGCCGTCGATTCGTCGATGCGGCGCGCAAGGCGGGTCTTCGTTGCGCGGTCGTGTCGAGCAGCGCCAACACAGAGGAAGTCCTCAATGTCACCGGCCTGGCTGCGTCGTTTGAGACCCGTATCGACGGCGTTGTGGCGCGGAAGCGGTCTTTGCCAGGCAAACCCGCACCGGATACGTTTCTCGAGGCCGCTTCTGAGCTCGGCGTACCTGCGCACGCCGCGGCCGTTTTCGAGGACGCTCTGGCAGGTGTCGCTGCGGGTCGGGCCGGGCACTTTGGGTATGTCATCGGCGTTGACAGGCTCGGCCAGGCCGACGCGCTGCGGGCGCACGGCGCCGACATTGTGGTGCAGGATCTGGAGGAGCTGTTGTGA
- a CDS encoding type III pantothenate kinase, with translation MTLLCLDIRNNYTVVGLFDADRLQAHWRVASDERRTADEWHVLISGLVERTESADGVIDAIAVASTVPVILHEMRELISRRYGGCQVSIVEPGTKTGVPILTDNPREIGADRIVNALAGVSLYGGPCVIVDFGTATTFDVVNDKAQFIGGVIAPGMGISLDALARRGSQLRAVELVRPRNVIAKNTVEAIQSGMVFGFAGQVDGIVDRIGESLGVSLDDLTVVATGVYADVVREECDTISDYEPMLTLIGLRLVHERNHA, from the coding sequence ATGACCCTGCTATGTCTGGACATCCGTAACAACTACACCGTGGTCGGCCTGTTTGACGCTGACCGTCTGCAGGCGCATTGGCGGGTCGCCTCGGACGAGCGGCGTACCGCCGACGAGTGGCACGTGTTGATCAGCGGCTTGGTCGAACGTACCGAAAGCGCCGACGGCGTGATCGATGCGATTGCCGTGGCGTCGACGGTGCCGGTGATCTTGCACGAGATGCGCGAGCTGATCTCGCGTCGGTACGGCGGCTGCCAAGTCTCCATAGTAGAGCCGGGAACGAAGACTGGCGTACCTATCCTGACCGATAATCCACGGGAGATCGGCGCCGACCGAATCGTCAATGCGCTGGCCGGAGTGTCGCTCTACGGCGGTCCGTGCGTGATCGTGGACTTCGGTACGGCGACGACCTTCGACGTAGTCAATGATAAGGCCCAGTTTATCGGGGGAGTGATCGCCCCAGGTATGGGAATTTCCCTCGATGCGCTGGCACGTAGGGGGTCTCAGCTGCGCGCGGTTGAGTTAGTCCGTCCGCGCAACGTCATCGCCAAGAATACGGTCGAGGCGATTCAGTCCGGAATGGTGTTTGGCTTTGCCGGGCAAGTCGATGGGATCGTGGATCGGATCGGCGAGTCGTTGGGTGTGTCTCTTGATGATCTGACGGTCGTCGCGACCGGAGTGTACGCCGACGTTGTGCGCGAAGAATGCGACACGATCAGTGACTATGAGCCGATGCTGACGCTGATCGGGTTGCGTCTGGTCCACGAACGTAATCACGCGTAG
- the panD gene encoding aspartate 1-decarboxylase: protein MLRTMMKSKIHRATVTQADLHYVGSVTIDQDLLEASDILPGELVHIVDIDNGARLETYTIAGERGSGIIGINGAAAHLVHPGDLVILIAYAQVTDAEARALKSHVVFVDADNRIVGTGADAAQTLPAEQTGQAGLVRGDLVHR from the coding sequence ATGTTGCGAACCATGATGAAGAGCAAGATCCACCGCGCCACTGTCACGCAGGCCGACCTTCACTACGTTGGCTCGGTGACGATCGATCAAGACCTGCTGGAAGCGTCGGACATTCTGCCGGGCGAACTCGTGCACATCGTCGACATCGACAACGGCGCACGGTTGGAGACCTATACGATCGCCGGCGAACGCGGGAGCGGGATCATCGGGATCAACGGCGCGGCCGCGCATCTGGTCCATCCCGGTGACCTCGTCATTCTGATTGCCTATGCGCAGGTCACCGACGCGGAGGCCCGCGCGCTCAAGTCGCACGTCGTCTTCGTCGACGCCGACAATCGGATCGTCGGGACCGGAGCTGACGCCGCGCAGACCCTCCCCGCCGAGCAGACCGGACAGGCTGGGCTGGTGCGCGGGGACCTCGTCCATAGATGA
- the panC gene encoding pantoate--beta-alanine ligase has product MRTNAPVSGSLLADRSAQSANAATSSTTRVNPRPPSRRSPIIARTREELDAALRPMRTNGQTISLVPTMGALHDGHAALMAYARERSDCLAVSIFVNPTQFAPNEDFDSYPRTWDDDLAKCAQLGVDVIFAPEVDTMYPDGPGRAGITVDPGPLATVLEGATRPTHYRGVLTVVAKLFGLVRPDLAVFGEKDYQQLSLIRSMARTLCMPVEVLGAPTVREADGLAMSSRNRYLDAAERRRAVALSRALRAGVNAADEGAEAVLAAAYDVVTAADGVDLDYLELTNTDMGTPQPGAEARLLVAARVGTTRLLDNMGLSLGDAAVLVDREAR; this is encoded by the coding sequence ATGAGGACCAATGCACCCGTTTCTGGCAGCCTTCTTGCCGACCGCAGCGCGCAGTCGGCCAATGCCGCCACCTCAAGTACGACCAGAGTCAACCCCCGCCCGCCTAGTCGCCGCAGCCCGATCATTGCCCGGACCCGCGAGGAACTTGACGCCGCGCTACGGCCGATGCGCACGAACGGTCAGACGATCTCACTCGTACCGACGATGGGAGCGTTGCACGACGGCCATGCCGCTTTGATGGCATACGCGCGTGAGCGCAGTGACTGTCTCGCGGTGTCGATCTTCGTCAACCCGACCCAGTTCGCACCCAACGAGGATTTCGACTCATATCCGCGTACCTGGGACGATGACCTGGCCAAATGCGCCCAGCTTGGTGTCGATGTCATCTTCGCGCCCGAGGTAGACACGATGTATCCGGACGGACCGGGACGCGCCGGGATCACCGTCGACCCTGGACCGCTGGCGACGGTCCTCGAAGGTGCGACCCGGCCGACGCATTACCGCGGTGTCCTCACTGTCGTCGCCAAGCTGTTCGGTCTCGTGCGCCCAGACTTGGCCGTGTTCGGCGAGAAGGACTACCAGCAACTGTCGCTGATTCGTTCGATGGCCCGCACGTTGTGCATGCCGGTCGAGGTGCTGGGAGCGCCCACGGTCCGTGAGGCCGACGGGCTTGCGATGTCCTCGCGTAACCGCTACCTCGATGCGGCCGAACGTCGACGGGCGGTGGCGCTGTCGCGCGCCCTGCGTGCCGGAGTTAACGCCGCGGACGAGGGAGCCGAAGCGGTGCTGGCCGCGGCGTACGACGTCGTCACAGCAGCCGACGGGGTCGACCTGGACTACCTCGAGTTGACCAATACCGACATGGGTACGCCGCAGCCCGGGGCCGAGGCGCGTTTGTTAGTAGCCGCGAGGGTCGGTACGACGCGGCTGCTCGACAACATGGGCCTGTCGCTCGGCGATGCCGCCGTCCTCGTTGACAGGGAGGCACGCTGA
- a CDS encoding L-threonylcarbamoyladenylate synthase, with amino-acid sequence MAKYFDVHPDNPQPRVIAKTADEIRAGGLIVYPTDSCFALGCGLGNKEGLDRIRKIRKLSENHHFALVCKDFAQLGQFVHVDNAVFRKIKATTPGSYTFILPALRDVPRRMLHPKKKTVGVRIPDNKVVQALLAELGEPLVTSTLLLPDQEAPMTQGWEIKEELDAVVDVVLDSGDCGETPTTVIDFVDGTPRILRRGSGDLAPFE; translated from the coding sequence ATGGCGAAGTATTTCGACGTACACCCGGACAATCCGCAACCGCGCGTTATCGCGAAGACCGCTGACGAAATCAGGGCCGGTGGGCTGATTGTCTATCCAACTGATTCGTGCTTCGCGCTCGGTTGCGGCCTGGGCAACAAAGAGGGGCTCGACCGGATTCGGAAGATCCGGAAGCTGAGCGAAAATCACCATTTCGCTTTGGTGTGTAAGGATTTCGCGCAACTTGGCCAGTTCGTGCACGTCGACAATGCGGTGTTCCGCAAGATCAAGGCGACGACGCCAGGCAGTTACACCTTTATCCTGCCCGCGCTGCGCGATGTTCCGCGTCGCATGCTGCATCCCAAGAAGAAGACCGTAGGTGTTCGGATACCCGACAACAAGGTCGTGCAGGCACTGCTGGCAGAGCTCGGTGAACCCCTGGTGACCAGCACACTGCTGCTGCCCGACCAAGAGGCGCCCATGACCCAAGGCTGGGAGATCAAAGAAGAACTCGACGCGGTCGTGGACGTCGTACTGGATTCTGGCGACTGCGGCGAGACTCCTACTACGGTCATCGATTTCGTGGATGGCACGCCACGAATCCTGCGCCGCGGATCGGGCGATCTCGCGCCGTTCGAATAG
- a CDS encoding DHA2 family efflux MFS transporter permease subunit: MSTTTPEQPPGEGPGAHHDPVVSTSPDLEKMTNPESDKLDAGVFKIAGVVVLGAIMSILDITVVSVALPTFQNEFHVSPSMSAWSMTAYTLALATIIPVTGWAADRFGTKRLYLLALSLFVVGSVLCATAWDMPSLIAFRVLQGLGGGMLMPLGMTILTHAAGPHRVGRVMAVLGIPMLLGPIAGPILGGWLIESVSWHWIFLINLPIGIAALIYSFVVLPSDNPEPSESFDFKGMLMMSPGLALFLFGVSSIPGEGTVASAKVLIPAIVGLALIVVFVFHALRTKHPLIDLRLFANRNLTVAVIAMTLFSVAFMGASLLFPSYFLQVRGETTLAAGVLLAPQGIGAMITMPIAGMLADKIGPGKIVMGGVVVLAAGMFVFTQVGADTSYVLLLGALFVMGLGLGATMMPIMSAALASLTHEHVARGSTLMNIVQQAAGSIGTAVMSVVLTNQVLSHQFAGAAMASVDDPSIAKAIPPAALQQGFSEAASSFGTTFTVGLVLVILCIVPAILLPRKKATAPDGSETAAPAMMH, from the coding sequence GTGTCGACCACTACTCCCGAGCAGCCGCCGGGAGAGGGACCCGGTGCACACCACGATCCTGTGGTGAGTACGAGTCCCGACCTGGAAAAGATGACCAACCCCGAGTCGGACAAGCTCGATGCCGGGGTGTTTAAGATCGCTGGCGTCGTTGTACTTGGCGCCATCATGTCCATTCTGGACATCACAGTCGTCAGTGTCGCGCTGCCGACGTTCCAAAACGAGTTCCACGTCTCGCCGTCGATGTCCGCATGGTCGATGACGGCCTACACGCTGGCGCTGGCCACGATCATTCCGGTGACCGGTTGGGCCGCGGATAGATTCGGCACCAAACGCCTCTACCTCCTTGCGCTCAGCCTGTTCGTCGTCGGCTCGGTGCTCTGCGCCACCGCGTGGGACATGCCTTCCCTCATCGCCTTCCGAGTCCTGCAGGGCCTGGGTGGCGGCATGCTGATGCCACTAGGTATGACGATCCTGACGCACGCCGCGGGACCACATCGTGTCGGCCGCGTGATGGCCGTACTCGGTATCCCGATGCTGCTCGGTCCCATCGCCGGTCCGATCTTGGGCGGCTGGTTGATCGAGAGTGTCAGCTGGCACTGGATCTTCCTGATCAACCTGCCGATCGGTATCGCCGCGCTGATCTACTCGTTCGTCGTACTCCCATCGGACAACCCGGAACCCTCGGAGTCCTTCGACTTCAAGGGCATGCTGATGATGTCGCCGGGCCTGGCTCTGTTCCTATTCGGTGTCTCATCCATTCCCGGTGAGGGCACGGTAGCGTCGGCAAAGGTCCTGATTCCAGCGATCGTGGGACTGGCCTTGATCGTCGTGTTCGTCTTCCACGCGTTGCGTACCAAGCACCCGCTGATCGACCTGCGGCTGTTCGCCAATCGAAACCTGACAGTCGCGGTCATCGCGATGACCCTGTTCTCGGTCGCGTTCATGGGCGCATCGCTGCTCTTCCCGAGCTACTTCCTGCAGGTCCGCGGTGAAACCACCTTGGCGGCCGGCGTGTTGCTGGCCCCCCAGGGCATCGGCGCGATGATCACCATGCCGATAGCTGGCATGCTCGCGGACAAGATCGGTCCGGGCAAGATTGTGATGGGCGGCGTTGTCGTCCTGGCGGCGGGCATGTTCGTGTTCACCCAGGTCGGCGCGGACACGTCGTACGTCCTGTTGCTGGGCGCGCTGTTCGTGATGGGTCTCGGGCTCGGCGCGACGATGATGCCGATCATGTCGGCAGCGCTGGCGAGTTTGACCCACGAGCACGTCGCCCGTGGTTCGACACTGATGAACATCGTGCAACAGGCCGCTGGCTCCATCGGCACGGCCGTGATGTCGGTCGTGCTGACCAACCAGGTCCTTTCGCATCAGTTCGCGGGAGCGGCCATGGCATCGGTTGACGACCCATCGATCGCGAAGGCAATACCTCCTGCGGCGTTGCAGCAGGGCTTCAGCGAGGCGGCGAGCTCGTTCGGGACGACGTTCACCGTTGGACTTGTGCTCGTCATCCTGTGTATCGTCCCGGCGATCCTGCTACCGCGCAAGAAGGCGACCGCGCCCGACGGAAGTGAGACCGCGGCCCCGGCCATGATGCACTAG
- a CDS encoding enoyl-CoA hydratase-related protein, with translation MNTAEANSTDTPVIVSREGSTMVITLSRPDRMNAWTPTMETMYFDALTEAAADESVRAIVLTGAGRGFCAGADMDDLSDIGASGEITAGRIQARKKTFPLSISKPLIAAINGPCAGLGFVQSMMCDVRFAAEGAKMATSFSKIGLIAEHGISWLLPKIVGLSHSLDLLMSGRVITAEDALSIGLVNYLSTPENVLDDALKYADTLARTASPNAMAVIKKQVYAHLLKDLDAALAESDQLMHEAISNKEMAEGVAAFGERRAPNYAGISLQPGE, from the coding sequence GTGAACACCGCTGAAGCAAATAGCACCGACACCCCCGTTATCGTCAGTCGCGAAGGCTCGACCATGGTTATCACCTTGTCGCGTCCGGATCGAATGAACGCCTGGACGCCCACGATGGAGACGATGTATTTCGATGCGCTCACCGAGGCCGCGGCCGACGAGTCAGTGCGCGCAATTGTGCTCACCGGCGCCGGTCGCGGATTCTGCGCCGGTGCTGACATGGACGACCTCAGCGATATCGGCGCCTCCGGCGAGATCACCGCAGGCAGGATCCAGGCCCGCAAGAAGACGTTCCCCCTTTCGATCAGCAAACCGTTGATCGCGGCAATCAATGGCCCCTGTGCCGGACTTGGCTTCGTACAGTCGATGATGTGCGACGTGCGGTTCGCGGCAGAGGGAGCGAAAATGGCTACGTCGTTCTCCAAGATCGGGCTGATCGCGGAGCACGGAATCTCGTGGCTGCTGCCTAAGATCGTCGGACTGAGCCACTCCTTGGATCTGCTCATGTCGGGACGCGTCATCACTGCCGAGGACGCGCTCTCCATCGGTCTGGTCAACTATCTGAGCACCCCTGAGAACGTCCTTGACGACGCCCTCAAGTACGCCGACACCCTCGCGCGCACCGCCTCCCCGAACGCAATGGCCGTGATCAAAAAACAGGTCTACGCGCACCTGCTCAAGGATCTGGACGCCGCGCTGGCCGAGTCGGACCAACTCATGCACGAGGCGATCAGCAACAAGGAGATGGCCGAAGGCGTCGCCGCATTCGGCGAACGCCGCGCACCGAACTATGCCGGGATTTCTCTGCAGCCAGGGGAGTAG
- a CDS encoding acyl-CoA dehydrogenase family protein: MEPVFTPEVEEYRLQVRQFLADLLPPDWHGSGRLADEDYTAFSQDLRKKLYAGGYLAINWPKKYGGQGLTLAHQVVLAEELTRAGLPNGTDNDVFSIQMFGNTLLAFGTEEQKQRFIPRLLRGDDVWCQGYSEPRAGSDLGNIGTKAVLEDGTWRINGQKIWTSEAQNANWIFVLVRTDTDAPKHKGLTLLACPIDQPGVEVRPIRQLNGRSGFNEVFFTDALTPEDNTIGLVNQGWKVAMGLLEFERGGAAAILAARFEEELSRLIELARRQGKIEDSAVRRKLAWCKGRVIGMRLLGYKALTRGLTGAAPGPESALTKLYWTEYHRVVTELSMELLGDDALVLTGRFPTIIDGPDAPGSTQDTATWVGAFLSGRASTIYAGTNQIQRNLLAERVLGMPREPRSDSGAWNAQGKS, encoded by the coding sequence ATGGAACCGGTTTTCACCCCCGAGGTCGAGGAATACCGACTGCAAGTCCGCCAATTTCTGGCGGACCTACTGCCGCCCGACTGGCATGGCAGCGGTCGGCTCGCGGACGAGGACTACACGGCGTTCTCCCAAGACCTGCGCAAGAAGCTTTACGCCGGCGGATATCTGGCGATCAACTGGCCGAAGAAGTACGGTGGCCAAGGACTCACCCTCGCTCACCAGGTCGTGTTGGCGGAGGAGTTGACGCGCGCGGGCCTGCCGAACGGCACCGACAACGACGTCTTCAGCATCCAGATGTTCGGAAATACGCTGCTCGCATTCGGCACAGAGGAACAGAAACAGCGTTTCATCCCGCGGCTGCTGCGCGGCGACGATGTCTGGTGCCAGGGCTACTCGGAACCTCGCGCCGGATCGGACCTGGGCAATATCGGCACGAAGGCTGTCCTGGAAGACGGCACCTGGCGGATCAACGGCCAGAAGATCTGGACGTCGGAGGCGCAGAACGCAAACTGGATATTCGTCCTCGTGCGCACGGATACCGATGCCCCCAAACACAAGGGCCTGACACTGCTGGCGTGCCCGATCGACCAGCCTGGCGTGGAAGTACGCCCAATTCGGCAGCTCAATGGACGCTCCGGGTTCAATGAGGTGTTCTTCACCGACGCGTTGACGCCAGAGGACAACACCATCGGCCTGGTAAACCAGGGGTGGAAGGTAGCGATGGGGCTGCTGGAGTTTGAACGCGGCGGCGCGGCCGCGATTCTCGCCGCGCGCTTCGAAGAAGAGCTGTCCAGGCTGATCGAGCTGGCCCGTCGTCAAGGCAAGATCGAGGACTCGGCCGTACGCCGGAAGCTGGCATGGTGCAAGGGCCGTGTAATCGGGATGCGGCTTCTGGGCTACAAGGCGCTGACCCGCGGCCTGACCGGGGCGGCGCCAGGGCCGGAGTCCGCGCTGACCAAGCTGTACTGGACCGAATACCACCGGGTTGTGACCGAGTTGTCGATGGAGTTGCTGGGTGACGACGCACTAGTGCTGACAGGACGGTTCCCGACGATCATCGATGGCCCGGACGCTCCGGGCTCGACGCAGGACACGGCGACGTGGGTGGGCGCATTCCTCTCCGGACGCGCCAGCACGATCTATGCCGGCACCAATCAGATCCAACGCAACTTGCTGGCCGAGCGCGTGCTCGGCATGCCCCGCGAGCCACGGTCCGACAGCGGCGCGTGGAATGCTCAAGGCAAAAGTTGA
- a CDS encoding acyl-CoA dehydrogenase family protein, whose protein sequence is MKFELNDEQNALKTAVHDFLIARAGDDALQRAMDGDQSLDRDTWQRLAEQIGAQGLCIPEALGGSGAGVVESTVVLEEVGRRCYAGPYFSTLVATRALLACAETAKDYLAQIAAGTVVFTFAYAEDGVDWYSTAYETTASANSDGHTISGTKKLVTNVADATHFLVAATTDAGPGLFVVRRDASGLTVAVDESLDPTRQIGHLTFDAAAAESVGGDASVIAASADFASHALSAELIGVAAESIDRAVAWASDRIQFGRPIGSFQAIKTKCADALLELETARVLVYYAAYQLSVAADDAPMLVSLAKQAATDAAVLASSELIQILGAIGFTWEHPAHLYFKRARVNSVLLQDRNFHLDRVADMICN, encoded by the coding sequence GTGAAGTTTGAGCTGAACGACGAGCAAAACGCGCTTAAGACCGCGGTCCACGACTTCCTGATTGCCCGCGCCGGCGACGACGCGCTGCAGCGGGCGATGGACGGAGACCAGAGTCTCGATCGCGATACATGGCAGCGGCTCGCCGAGCAGATCGGCGCTCAGGGCCTGTGCATCCCTGAAGCCCTCGGCGGCAGCGGTGCCGGAGTCGTAGAGAGCACCGTCGTACTCGAAGAGGTCGGCCGGCGCTGCTATGCGGGGCCCTACTTCTCAACACTAGTAGCAACTCGCGCTCTCCTTGCCTGCGCGGAGACGGCCAAGGACTACTTAGCTCAGATCGCCGCAGGCACCGTCGTCTTCACCTTCGCGTACGCCGAAGACGGTGTGGACTGGTACTCGACGGCGTACGAAACGACCGCCAGTGCCAACTCGGACGGTCATACGATCAGCGGTACCAAGAAACTGGTCACCAACGTTGCCGACGCCACGCATTTCCTCGTGGCCGCGACAACGGACGCCGGTCCAGGGTTGTTCGTCGTACGCCGAGACGCCTCTGGTCTCACCGTCGCCGTTGACGAGTCGCTGGACCCGACGCGGCAGATCGGGCACCTCACGTTCGACGCGGCTGCGGCGGAGTCGGTTGGAGGCGACGCGAGTGTGATCGCCGCGAGCGCCGACTTCGCCAGCCACGCGCTGTCGGCTGAGCTGATTGGGGTCGCTGCGGAGTCAATCGACCGGGCAGTTGCGTGGGCGTCCGACCGCATCCAGTTTGGTCGCCCGATCGGCTCGTTCCAGGCGATCAAGACTAAGTGCGCCGATGCCCTTCTGGAGCTGGAGACCGCGCGAGTGCTGGTCTACTACGCGGCGTACCAACTGTCGGTAGCGGCCGACGACGCGCCGATGCTCGTATCGCTAGCGAAACAGGCCGCCACTGATGCCGCGGTGCTGGCATCGTCCGAGCTTATTCAGATCCTCGGCGCTATCGGATTCACATGGGAGCACCCCGCGCATCTGTACTTCAAACGGGCTCGAGTCAACTCGGTCCTTCTTCAGGACCGTAATTTTCATCTTGATCGTGTTGCCGACATGATCTGCAACTGA
- a CDS encoding EcsC family protein yields the protein MDLKDLASRALSHSKVPEYSSGFVREAFNRAIDGTGRLPGAARSADKRLAQVAGDTNEAIDLLISSHLKYAGSQGFVTNLGGIASMAVLAPTNIAALALVQCHLVGGIAHLHGLDLADPRTRSAVLACMIGPDSVKRLVRKKSLPGTPYQLAHVEEYDPELAKVIATELTSELISRTLGKRAVGFVGRRVPVLGGGVGAAGDAYSTRKIGKYAAKEFRPR from the coding sequence ATGGATCTCAAAGACCTCGCTAGTCGCGCCTTGTCGCACTCCAAGGTCCCCGAATATTCTTCGGGCTTCGTGCGGGAGGCGTTCAACCGCGCCATCGACGGCACTGGCAGACTTCCGGGTGCTGCGCGATCGGCCGATAAACGCCTCGCCCAGGTCGCGGGGGACACAAACGAAGCGATTGATCTGCTGATCTCTTCGCACCTGAAGTACGCCGGTTCGCAGGGCTTCGTAACCAATCTCGGTGGGATCGCTTCGATGGCGGTTCTCGCGCCGACCAACATTGCGGCCCTCGCATTGGTGCAATGCCACCTTGTAGGCGGCATTGCCCATCTGCACGGATTGGACCTCGCCGATCCGCGGACTCGGAGTGCCGTTCTCGCATGCATGATCGGGCCCGACTCTGTCAAGAGGCTTGTCCGCAAAAAGAGTCTGCCGGGTACGCCGTACCAGCTTGCGCATGTCGAGGAGTACGACCCCGAACTCGCGAAGGTAATCGCCACCGAACTCACTAGCGAACTGATTTCGCGAACGCTTGGCAAGCGAGCGGTAGGCTTCGTTGGTCGGCGGGTGCCGGTGTTAGGCGGAGGTGTCGGCGCGGCGGGCGATGCCTACTCCACCCGCAAGATAGGAAAGTACGCTGCCAAAGAGTTCCGTCCGCGATAG
- a CDS encoding phosphotriesterase family protein produces the protein MATQVETVRGAVNVDQLGKVLMHEHVFIVDPDVMQNYPQLFDEEVRIADAIEKLTAAKAAGIDTILDLTVVGLGRYLPWVQRVNEAVDINIIAATGMYSFGDISKTFEHRGPGTLFGGPEPLIDLFIKDIREGIADTGVKAAALKCVVEKSGLTPGQTRIATAVAETHNATGAPITVHTNSRHQTGRIALEHFEKHKVDLTKVVIGHAGDTNDLDYLKWIADKGATIGCDRFGLDGFNTTADRIATIATLCKQGYADRIVLAHDVSCFIDYFPGKEWNASSESFAPNWNLLHIPNDVVPGLREAGVSEAQLDDMLINNPRRYFS, from the coding sequence GTGGCAACACAGGTAGAAACCGTCCGTGGTGCGGTCAACGTCGACCAGCTCGGAAAAGTGCTGATGCACGAGCACGTGTTCATCGTCGATCCAGACGTCATGCAGAACTACCCGCAGCTGTTCGATGAGGAAGTGCGGATCGCCGACGCCATCGAGAAGCTCACCGCGGCCAAAGCCGCCGGGATCGATACGATTCTGGATCTCACCGTTGTGGGCCTCGGTCGCTACCTCCCGTGGGTTCAGCGGGTTAACGAGGCCGTGGACATCAACATCATCGCCGCGACGGGGATGTACAGCTTTGGTGACATCTCCAAGACGTTCGAGCATCGCGGACCGGGCACCTTGTTCGGCGGCCCCGAGCCGCTGATCGACTTGTTCATAAAGGACATTCGCGAGGGCATCGCGGACACCGGAGTCAAGGCCGCGGCACTCAAATGCGTCGTGGAAAAGAGTGGTTTGACTCCCGGCCAGACGCGTATCGCAACAGCGGTAGCCGAGACGCACAACGCGACCGGTGCACCGATCACGGTGCACACCAACTCGCGCCACCAAACCGGACGAATCGCCCTGGAGCACTTCGAGAAGCACAAGGTCGACCTGACTAAAGTTGTCATCGGTCATGCCGGCGACACCAACGATCTGGACTATCTCAAGTGGATTGCAGACAAGGGCGCCACGATCGGCTGTGACAGATTCGGTCTGGACGGATTCAACACGACAGCGGACCGGATCGCGACGATCGCCACGCTCTGCAAGCAGGGGTACGCCGACCGCATCGTGCTCGCGCACGACGTGTCCTGCTTCATCGACTACTTTCCGGGCAAGGAATGGAACGCAAGCAGCGAGTCTTTCGCGCCCAACTGGAACCTCCTGCACATCCCCAACGACGTTGTACCCGGCCTTCGCGAGGCGGGCGTGAGCGAGGCGCAACTCGACGACATGCTCATTAACAACCCGCGGCGTTACTTTTCCTGA